From the genome of Flavobacterium ovatum, one region includes:
- a CDS encoding GNAT family N-acetyltransferase — translation MNAKTEFLPNNKIEISAANPADFEIIQAIAKATWPEAYGAILSIEQMNYMLDLFYSVDKMKADSANGHYFALAKENETILGFVSFEHHYFNNQTTKIHKLYLLPVSQGKGVGKLLVDYVAKNAKDNESQSVCLNVNRFNKALGFYKKIGFSIVKEENIDIGQGYWMEDYVMEIRI, via the coding sequence ATGAACGCAAAGACAGAATTTTTACCAAATAATAAGATTGAAATTTCCGCAGCCAATCCAGCTGATTTTGAAATTATTCAAGCTATAGCAAAGGCGACTTGGCCTGAAGCTTATGGCGCTATTTTATCAATCGAACAAATGAACTATATGTTGGATTTATTTTATTCGGTTGATAAAATGAAAGCGGATTCGGCCAATGGACATTATTTTGCGCTAGCTAAAGAAAACGAAACGATTTTGGGTTTTGTTTCTTTCGAACATCACTATTTCAATAATCAAACCACCAAAATTCATAAATTGTATTTATTACCAGTTTCACAAGGGAAAGGAGTGGGGAAGTTGTTAGTCGATTATGTTGCTAAAAATGCAAAAGATAATGAATCTCAATCCGTTTGTTTAAACGTCAATCGATTCAATAAAGCATTGGGTTTTTATAAAAAAATAGGTTTTTCGATTGTCAAAGAAGAAAATATTGACATCGGTCAAGGCTATTGGATGGAAGATTATGTGATGGAGATACGGATCTAA
- the gcvT gene encoding glycine cleavage system aminomethyltransferase GcvT: MKNTALTHIHEALGAKMLPFAGYNMPISYEGINAEHETVRTAVGVFDVSHMGEFLLSGPNALALIQKVTSNDAAVLVDGKAQYSCLPNATGGIVDDLLVYKIKDEQYLLVVNASNIDKDWEWISSQNDLDVDMKNLSEDYSLLAIQGPKAVEAMQALSSIDLASIEYYNFVVGDFAGIEHVIISATGYTGAGGFEIYCKNSEAKQIWNKVFEAGAAFGIKPIGLAARDTLRLEMGFCLYGNDINDTTSPLEAGLGWITKFNKEFTNSANLKAQKEAGVTRKLVGFEMQERAIPRHDYEIVDANGNEIGIVTSGTMSPSLNKGIGLGYVTVENSKIDSEIFIRIRKKDAAAKVVKLPFYKK; this comes from the coding sequence ATGAAAAATACAGCGTTAACGCACATACACGAAGCTTTGGGAGCAAAAATGTTGCCTTTTGCAGGTTACAATATGCCTATTTCATACGAAGGAATCAATGCAGAACACGAAACAGTTCGTACTGCCGTAGGTGTTTTTGATGTTTCGCACATGGGAGAGTTTTTACTCTCGGGACCAAATGCTTTGGCTTTAATCCAAAAAGTAACTTCCAATGACGCTGCTGTTTTAGTAGACGGAAAAGCACAATATTCATGTTTACCCAACGCAACAGGCGGAATCGTAGATGATTTATTGGTTTACAAAATCAAAGACGAGCAGTATTTATTGGTGGTAAACGCCTCTAATATCGACAAAGATTGGGAATGGATTTCGAGCCAAAATGATCTAGATGTCGATATGAAAAACCTATCCGAAGATTATTCCTTATTGGCGATTCAAGGACCAAAAGCCGTTGAAGCTATGCAAGCATTATCTTCTATCGATTTAGCTTCTATCGAATATTATAATTTTGTAGTAGGTGATTTTGCAGGAATCGAACATGTAATCATCTCTGCAACGGGTTATACTGGTGCGGGTGGATTTGAAATTTATTGCAAAAACAGTGAAGCCAAACAAATTTGGAACAAAGTTTTTGAAGCTGGTGCAGCATTCGGAATCAAACCAATTGGTCTAGCCGCTCGTGATACTTTGCGTCTCGAAATGGGTTTCTGTTTGTACGGAAACGACATCAACGACACCACTTCGCCACTAGAAGCCGGTTTGGGATGGATTACCAAATTCAACAAAGAATTCACCAATTCGGCTAACCTAAAAGCACAAAAAGAAGCTGGTGTAACTCGTAAACTAGTCGGTTTCGAAATGCAAGAGCGCGCTATCCCAAGACACGATTACGAAATCGTAGACGCCAACGGCAACGAAATCGGAATCGTAACTTCGGGAACCATGTCACCATCTTTGAATAAAGGAATCGGTTTGGGTTATGTCACCGTTGAAAACAGCAAAATAGACAGCGAAATTTTCATTCGCATTCGCAAAAAAGACGCAGCTGCCAAAGTAGTCAAGTTGCCTTTTTATAAAAAATAG
- a CDS encoding T9SS type A sorting domain-containing protein yields MKHRNTMTIAVFILLSSGGLQAQESSTATGGEAFGVGGTTSYSIGQLVYTTNSVTNGSIVQGVQQPYEISTILGVKETTIRLELSIYPNPTTNYLTLKTKDSSNLSYHLYDLQGKVIENKKIITTETTIKSEELPTATYLLKVIKNNKVTKTFKIIKN; encoded by the coding sequence ATGAAACATAGAAATACAATGACGATTGCGGTGTTTATTCTCTTAAGTAGTGGAGGACTGCAAGCACAAGAAAGCTCAACTGCAACAGGTGGAGAAGCTTTTGGAGTAGGCGGAACAACAAGCTACTCGATAGGTCAATTAGTTTACACTACTAATTCAGTAACAAACGGAAGTATAGTACAAGGTGTACAACAACCTTACGAAATTTCTACAATATTAGGCGTAAAGGAAACAACTATTCGATTAGAACTTTCTATTTATCCCAACCCTACAACCAATTATTTAACCTTAAAAACAAAGGATAGTTCTAATTTGAGCTATCACCTATACGATCTACAGGGAAAAGTAATTGAAAATAAAAAAATAATTACAACTGAAACTACTATAAAATCAGAAGAATTACCCACAGCTACTTACTTATTAAAAGTGATTAAAAACAACAAAGTAACCAAAACATTTAAAATTATTAAAAATTAA
- a CDS encoding kelch repeat-containing protein: MTQKYLFTGLGVLIIALGCSRKIQSSAESVSKQWQEVNSKDDSKPIARHEAAFVRVNSKMYLLGGRGIRPVSIYDALTQKWSLGAKPPIELHHFQPVVYQDNVYFIGALTGQYPAEVPVPVIYSYNTTTNSWATGDKIPTARLRGSTGNVIHDGIVYISCGITNGHIDGHQNKMDSYNIKTGEWKVLPDAPRARDHFQAVLAKDKIYVLGGRLSKAPKNTFAETIGAVDVFDIKKNKWETLKSPLPNERAGTMATLYKNQVLVIGGESIRQNPAHAEVDALNIKTNEWSVFPKLVTGRHGSGVVIYNNTLYIASGCGNRGGSPELTTMEKY, encoded by the coding sequence TTGACACAAAAATACCTTTTTACAGGTTTGGGAGTATTGATAATTGCTTTGGGCTGTAGTCGAAAGATACAATCCAGCGCAGAATCGGTAAGCAAACAATGGCAGGAAGTCAATTCAAAAGATGACTCCAAACCAATTGCTCGTCATGAAGCGGCTTTTGTACGCGTGAATTCTAAAATGTATTTATTGGGAGGACGTGGAATTAGACCGGTAAGTATATATGATGCTCTAACTCAAAAATGGAGTTTAGGGGCTAAACCGCCAATAGAATTACACCATTTTCAACCGGTTGTTTATCAAGATAACGTCTATTTTATTGGTGCTTTGACTGGCCAATATCCTGCCGAAGTTCCGGTTCCTGTAATTTATAGCTACAATACAACCACAAATTCATGGGCTACGGGAGATAAAATCCCTACTGCTCGATTGAGAGGTTCAACAGGAAATGTCATTCACGATGGCATTGTATATATTTCTTGCGGAATTACAAACGGACATATAGACGGACATCAAAATAAGATGGACAGCTACAACATCAAAACAGGTGAATGGAAAGTACTTCCTGATGCTCCAAGAGCGAGAGATCATTTTCAAGCTGTTTTAGCTAAAGACAAAATATATGTTTTGGGAGGACGATTGTCTAAAGCGCCTAAAAACACATTTGCCGAAACCATTGGCGCTGTCGATGTATTTGATATTAAAAAAAACAAATGGGAAACTTTGAAGTCTCCACTTCCTAATGAACGAGCAGGAACAATGGCAACTTTGTATAAAAATCAGGTTTTGGTAATTGGAGGAGAGTCCATAAGACAAAATCCAGCACATGCTGAGGTAGATGCCTTAAATATAAAAACCAATGAATGGAGTGTTTTTCCAAAATTGGTTACAGGAAGACACGGCTCGGGAGTCGTGATTTATAATAATACATTATATATTGCATCTGGTTGTGGCAATCGTGGAGGTTCACCAGAATTAACAACAATGGAAAAATATTAA
- a CDS encoding NAD(P)H-hydrate dehydratase, with protein MRPIKYIDKNEILKRFKPVAFDTHKGIQGHALIIAGSYGKIGAAVLATKSCIKTGCGLVTAFIPRCGYHILQLANPEVMVYTDDVEKRISNINIGFHPNAIGIGPGLGISPQTQKAVLNFLKKNYYPMVIDADGLNILSKNPEGLAYLSPKTILTPHPKELKRLVGDWQNEEDKMAKTISFSIKHNVIVVMKGAPTHIINGSYVYQNSTGNAALATAGSGDVLTGIITSLLAQSYDSLDAAIIGVYLHGLTADLALPEMGTQSFIASDIIQYLGKAFLSLEKKKG; from the coding sequence ATGAGACCGATTAAATATATTGATAAAAATGAAATTTTAAAAAGATTCAAACCTGTAGCTTTTGATACGCATAAAGGAATTCAAGGTCATGCATTGATTATTGCGGGAAGTTATGGGAAAATTGGCGCAGCAGTCTTGGCTACAAAGTCTTGTATTAAAACAGGTTGTGGATTGGTAACGGCTTTTATACCTCGATGTGGTTATCACATACTTCAATTGGCCAATCCTGAGGTGATGGTGTATACCGATGATGTTGAAAAACGTATTTCGAATATAAATATAGGTTTTCATCCTAACGCGATTGGGATAGGTCCAGGTTTGGGAATTTCTCCACAAACACAGAAGGCAGTTTTGAATTTTTTGAAAAAAAATTATTACCCTATGGTTATTGATGCTGACGGATTGAATATTCTATCAAAGAACCCAGAAGGGTTAGCCTATTTATCTCCAAAAACGATTCTCACTCCTCATCCCAAAGAGTTGAAAAGGTTGGTTGGGGATTGGCAAAATGAGGAAGACAAAATGGCTAAAACCATTAGTTTTTCGATAAAACACAATGTTATTGTTGTAATGAAAGGAGCGCCTACACATATTATTAATGGTTCTTATGTGTATCAAAATTCAACAGGAAATGCCGCTTTGGCAACAGCTGGAAGTGGTGATGTGTTGACAGGAATAATCACGAGTTTATTAGCGCAATCCTATGATTCTTTGGATGCGGCAATTATTGGTGTTTACCTCCATGGACTAACCGCTGATCTTGCTTTGCCCGAAATGGGGACTCAGTCTTTTATCGCTTCTGATATTATTCAGTATCTAGGGAAGGCTTTTTTGAGTTTAGAAAAGAAGAAAGGTTAA
- a CDS encoding arylsulfatase, which yields MKTLKITALLSVLLISCASKNEAQTSKNSKPNVILVMTDDQGYGDVAAHGNTIIKTPELDLFYKESYHLTDFHVGPTCAPTRSGLMTGRYADEVGVWHTVGGWSLLRENEKTLGDMFTQAGYVTGGFGKWHLGDNHDFLPENRGFQHTVMHQGGGVEQTPDYWGNTYFNDTYFKNGKPQKYTGYCTDVFFGEAIDFIKSNKNKPFFCYIATNAPHGPYNVPVEYYNMYKDISDDLLSDSQKRFYGMITNADENFGKLRKSIQQLGIADNTILIFMTDNGTSSGYSFKEGKVRGYNAGMKGNKGSEYEGGHRVPFFIYWKNGKITGSKDINTLTAHVDIMPTLAELCGIQLPKDHLELAGKSFVPLLKGKAFDSNRILITDSQRVQEPRKWKNSSVMQDKWRLINGKDLYNISTDIGQKDNLASKNPEKVAELKSFYENWWNKTAPTFKDVVSFKVGTKVENPITLTAHDVHGEEGKQPWNQTMIRNGSMGLGYWNVDIVEEGNYEIELRRYPVESKLALNAVAKGISKQELPGLENPVPAGTKMNYVSATVQFGNEKKEQIKVNPNALSADFKMHLKAGKTILNASFINAQGQENVAYYVYIKKV from the coding sequence ATGAAAACTCTAAAAATCACCGCACTTTTGAGTGTATTATTGATTAGCTGTGCATCAAAAAATGAAGCACAAACTTCTAAAAACAGCAAGCCCAATGTTATTCTTGTAATGACAGATGATCAAGGCTATGGCGATGTGGCAGCTCATGGAAATACAATCATAAAAACACCAGAATTAGATCTGTTTTATAAAGAAAGTTATCATTTAACCGATTTTCACGTAGGGCCAACTTGTGCACCTACTCGCTCTGGATTAATGACAGGTCGCTATGCCGATGAAGTGGGGGTTTGGCACACAGTAGGAGGATGGTCATTATTGCGTGAAAACGAAAAAACTTTGGGGGATATGTTTACCCAAGCAGGATATGTTACAGGTGGATTTGGAAAATGGCACTTGGGTGATAATCATGATTTTTTACCAGAAAACAGAGGTTTTCAACATACTGTTATGCATCAAGGTGGTGGAGTAGAACAAACACCAGATTATTGGGGGAACACTTACTTTAATGACACTTATTTTAAAAACGGAAAACCACAAAAATACACGGGATATTGCACTGATGTGTTTTTTGGCGAAGCAATTGATTTTATTAAATCTAATAAAAACAAACCGTTTTTCTGCTATATAGCAACCAATGCTCCACACGGTCCTTATAATGTGCCAGTCGAATATTATAACATGTATAAGGACATAAGCGATGATTTATTATCTGATTCTCAAAAACGCTTTTATGGTATGATCACCAATGCAGATGAAAATTTTGGTAAACTGAGAAAGTCTATTCAACAACTTGGAATCGCTGATAATACGATTTTAATTTTCATGACAGATAACGGTACTTCTAGTGGTTATTCTTTTAAAGAAGGAAAAGTGAGAGGTTACAATGCTGGAATGAAAGGAAATAAAGGTAGTGAATATGAAGGTGGACACCGTGTCCCTTTCTTTATCTATTGGAAAAACGGTAAAATTACTGGGTCAAAAGATATTAATACCTTGACTGCTCATGTAGATATTATGCCAACACTAGCAGAATTGTGTGGAATTCAATTGCCAAAAGACCACTTAGAATTGGCAGGAAAAAGTTTTGTTCCTTTATTGAAAGGAAAAGCTTTTGACAGCAATAGAATTTTGATCACCGATTCACAACGGGTTCAAGAGCCTAGAAAATGGAAAAACTCTTCGGTAATGCAGGATAAATGGAGATTGATTAACGGTAAAGACTTATATAATATCTCTACAGATATTGGGCAAAAAGATAATCTAGCAAGTAAAAATCCCGAAAAAGTAGCTGAATTGAAATCTTTTTATGAAAACTGGTGGAATAAAACAGCTCCAACTTTTAAAGATGTAGTTTCATTCAAAGTAGGAACAAAAGTAGAAAACCCAATTACATTGACTGCTCATGATGTTCATGGAGAAGAAGGAAAACAACCTTGGAATCAAACCATGATTCGCAACGGATCTATGGGATTAGGATATTGGAATGTGGATATTGTGGAAGAAGGTAATTACGAAATTGAATTGCGTCGTTATCCTGTTGAATCTAAATTGGCTCTTAATGCCGTTGCCAAAGGAATCTCAAAACAAGAACTTCCTGGTCTTGAAAACCCAGTTCCTGCAGGTACAAAAATGAATTATGTATCGGCAACCGTTCAGTTTGGAAATGAAAAAAAAGAACAAATTAAGGTCAATCCAAATGCTTTGTCAGCAGATTTTAAAATGCATTTGAAAGCTGGAAAAACCATCTTAAATGCCAGTTTTATTAATGCTCAAGGGCAAGAAAATGTTGCTTATTATGTTTATATCAAAAAGGTATAG
- a CDS encoding pentapeptide repeat-containing protein has translation MSQYFLDINYNGQIYSEEVLNFKEFEACVFTDCDFSACSFTAVTFIDCNFNNCNFNGTKISHVAFRTVHFNNCQIKEVNFAMCDKLIFEIHFNNCFLDFSKFYALKMKATSFTNCSLIAVDFMQTDLTAVFFNNCDLYRAEFDHANANKADFKTSRNYTIDPKKTKLKKAVFSLAELKGLLFSHNIIVE, from the coding sequence ATGTCCCAATACTTCCTTGATATAAACTATAACGGTCAAATATATTCCGAAGAAGTACTTAATTTTAAGGAATTCGAAGCTTGTGTTTTTACTGATTGTGATTTCTCTGCTTGTAGTTTTACAGCGGTGACTTTTATAGATTGTAATTTTAACAACTGTAATTTTAATGGTACCAAAATCAGTCACGTTGCTTTTAGAACCGTACATTTCAATAATTGCCAAATCAAAGAAGTGAATTTTGCCATGTGTGACAAACTCATTTTTGAAATTCATTTCAACAACTGTTTTTTGGATTTCTCCAAATTTTATGCGCTAAAAATGAAAGCTACCAGTTTTACTAATTGTAGTTTAATCGCGGTCGATTTTATGCAAACTGATTTGACGGCTGTTTTCTTTAACAACTGTGATTTGTATCGTGCCGAATTTGATCACGCCAACGCCAACAAAGCCGATTTTAAAACCAGTAGAAATTATACTATTGACCCCAAAAAGACCAAATTAAAGAAAGCCGTTTTTTCGTTAGCAGAACTCAAAGGCTTACTTTTTAGTCATAATATTATTGTGGAATAA
- a CDS encoding YebC/PmpR family DNA-binding transcriptional regulator has translation MGRAFEFRKGRKMKRWSAMAKAFTRIGKDIVMAVKEGGPNPEANSRLRAVIQNSKAVNMPKDNVERAIKKATDKDTANYKEVLFEGYAPHGIALLVETATDNNNRTVANVRSYFNKCNGTLGTQGSVEFMFDHTCNFRIPAEGLDPEELELELIDFGAEEVFEDEDGILIYAPFNSFGTIQKELESRNIEILSSGFERIPQITKKLSEAEMADVEKLIEKMEEDDDVMNVYHTMEEA, from the coding sequence ATGGGAAGAGCATTCGAATTTAGAAAAGGAAGAAAGATGAAACGTTGGTCAGCAATGGCAAAAGCGTTTACACGTATAGGAAAAGATATTGTAATGGCCGTAAAGGAAGGTGGACCAAATCCTGAAGCCAACTCCCGATTAAGAGCCGTAATCCAGAATTCAAAGGCAGTCAATATGCCAAAGGATAACGTAGAACGCGCCATCAAAAAAGCAACCGACAAAGATACTGCCAACTACAAAGAAGTACTTTTTGAAGGGTACGCACCCCACGGAATCGCCCTTCTAGTAGAAACCGCTACCGACAACAACAACAGAACCGTTGCCAACGTACGTAGCTATTTTAACAAATGCAACGGAACATTAGGAACACAAGGTTCGGTAGAATTTATGTTTGACCACACTTGCAACTTCCGTATTCCTGCCGAAGGTCTTGACCCAGAAGAACTAGAATTGGAACTAATCGATTTTGGTGCCGAAGAAGTTTTTGAAGACGAAGACGGAATCTTAATCTATGCTCCTTTCAACAGCTTTGGAACCATCCAAAAAGAACTAGAAAGCCGCAACATCGAAATCCTATCATCAGGTTTTGAAAGAATTCCGCAAATCACCAAAAAACTATCCGAAGCCGAAATGGCCGACGTAGAAAAATTGATTGAAAAAATGGAAGAAGACGATGACGTCATGAACGTCTATCATACTATGGAAGAAGCTTAA